The region GTACAGATGACCATGTCCCGCAACGGCCAGGTGGTCTCGGAGGGAAGCGGCGCAGACTGGTTTGGAAGCCCTCTCAGCGCCGCCGTATGGCTGGCACGCACCCTGGCCCGCATGGGCGACCCGCTCAAGGCGGGGGACGTGGTGCTGACGGGTGCGTTGGGGCCGATGACCGCCGCGGTACCTGGAGACACCTTCACCGCCTCGATCTCCGGCCTGGGAGAAGTAGCCGTCCGTTTCGCCCTCGAAGGAGAAGCCAGTGAGTGACCGCACGAAGGTAGCCGTCATCGGATCGGGCAATGTAGGCACCGACCTGATGATCAAGATCCTCCGCCTGTCAGAGCATCTTGAGATGGGGGCCATGGTGGGCATCGCCCCGGCTTCCGACGGTCTGGCCCGGGCAGGGCGTCTGTCGTTCCCGCTCTGGCCGAGAATTACGCACGCATGGATTCCCGCCTGCACGGCACGCTGACCTGGGACCGCGGCATGGAACTGGCAGCTCATAAGCGCCTCAGCGCCGACACCGGCATCGACGTGTTCTTCGCGGCACCACGGAGCCCCTGGCAGCGAGGCACCAACGAGAACACCAACAAACTGCTCCGCCAGTACCTGCCCAAGGGGACCAACCTGTCGACCTTCAGCCAGGACGACCTAGACGCCATCGCGACGAAGCTCAACAACCGTCCGCGCAAGTGCCTGGGGTTCCGGACGCCAGCCGAGAGCGTTGCCTTGACCGGTTGAATCTAAGGTGGCCCGCTTGAGGATGTCGACGTCCTCGCGCAGGCGGCGGTTCTCCCGCCGCAGCGCCGCCAGCTCCTCGCGCTCGCTGCTGGTCAGCCCGTCTCGCTCGCCCGCGTCGACGTCGGCCTGCTTGACCCAGTCCCGCACCGCGGTTTCGGTCAGGTCGAAGTCCTTGGCTATCTGACCGACCGAGCGGTCACCGCGCCGGCACAGCTCGACGATCTCGGCCTTGAACTCCGTCGTGAACGAACGGCGAGGGCGAGGCTTCCTCTTCCCCATGCTCTCCATGATGGACATCCTCCCGGGGACGAACCCCTGATCTCGAATGTCCGTCAAAGCGGATCAAGCCCAGGGGCACAGCGAACAGTTGGCGGTCGACGGTGAGGCGGAGCCGGTGGTCGTGAAGCCGGGCGTATGGATTTCGAACACGAAATCGAGGCGGGACCGGCTCGATGCCGAGCAGCTCGCCGCCCTCACGAAGCTAGACGTCGACTGGGCAAGGCCGGTGACAATCCCCCAGGCCACCCCGGACAACCTCTGACCGCTTCCGGCCCCCGGGCTTCCTGAGGCTCGGGGTCCGGTGCTGTGGTCGCGCGCCGGCCTGTCGTACCCGGGCGACCGGGAGTCCTGCAGCTTGCCGACGAGGCGGGCCGCCGTCTGGAAACGGTCCCTCAGTGAAGTAGTCG is a window of Streptomyces agglomeratus DNA encoding:
- a CDS encoding transposase, translated to MESMGKRKPRPRRSFTTEFKAEIVELCRRGDRSVGQIAKDFDLTETAVRDWVKQADVDAGERDGLTSSEREELAALRRENRRLREDVDILKRATLDSTGQGNALGWRPEPQALARTVVELRRDGV